The following coding sequences lie in one Candidatus Dormiibacterota bacterium genomic window:
- a CDS encoding amidohydrolase family protein, translated as MHDSTHGLDCRCPHVPYSGRIFSEATQAFGRRTFLAGAGAAVASLLIPGRARAAEQVTVLKAARLFDGRALHVPGVLVLRGDRIVSMHAGDAGSDAHVIDLGDATLMPGLIDCHTHVAARVVPSYYMVSMMGKNSAADNVPEATLYSIRNAQTMLRNGFTTVRDVGGGAGIDLALRNAIADGAIVGPAIFAAGTALSITGGHGDTNDIPDWVHEDSGVGFGAVSYGPYGFREIVREHVKNHVDHIKILATGGVLSYGDVWDVPQMNLDEIQAVVDESTKFGRKVSAHAHGDKGIAVAVDGGVHCVEHCTGVSEKTLAKMQQRGTHMTPTIWALDSILQPGNPNHIAPGSLQKAEYAKKLRDEGMQRTIASSVPIAYGTDAGVFPHHENKRDFGLLVRMGMHPIDVLRSATSNAAALIGANDRGTLAPGKRADIVAFSGDPSSNIDAIEALPVLLMRAGARIDIGELAV; from the coding sequence ATGCACGATAGTACTCACGGGCTCGATTGCCGTTGCCCGCACGTTCCCTACTCCGGCCGCATCTTCAGCGAGGCGACGCAGGCCTTCGGCCGCCGAACGTTTCTAGCGGGAGCCGGCGCGGCCGTTGCGTCGTTGCTGATTCCGGGCCGCGCGCGCGCAGCCGAGCAGGTGACGGTGCTCAAAGCCGCTCGTCTTTTCGATGGCCGTGCGTTGCACGTGCCGGGCGTCTTGGTGCTGCGGGGCGACCGCATCGTTTCGATGCATGCGGGCGATGCGGGGAGCGACGCGCACGTCATCGATCTGGGTGACGCGACGCTGATGCCGGGACTGATCGATTGCCACACGCACGTTGCGGCGCGGGTGGTCCCGTCGTACTACATGGTTTCGATGATGGGGAAGAACTCGGCTGCCGATAACGTGCCCGAAGCCACGCTCTACAGCATTCGCAACGCGCAGACGATGCTGCGCAACGGATTTACCACGGTTCGCGATGTCGGCGGCGGTGCCGGTATCGATTTAGCGCTGCGCAACGCGATCGCCGACGGCGCGATCGTCGGCCCGGCGATCTTTGCCGCCGGCACCGCACTCTCGATCACCGGCGGTCACGGCGATACGAACGATATCCCCGACTGGGTCCACGAAGATTCCGGCGTCGGGTTCGGCGCCGTATCGTACGGGCCGTACGGTTTTCGCGAAATCGTCCGCGAGCACGTGAAGAATCACGTCGATCACATCAAAATCCTCGCAACCGGCGGCGTGCTCTCGTACGGCGACGTGTGGGACGTTCCGCAAATGAATCTCGACGAGATTCAGGCCGTGGTCGACGAATCCACCAAGTTCGGTCGCAAAGTCTCCGCGCACGCGCACGGCGACAAGGGCATTGCGGTAGCGGTGGACGGCGGCGTGCACTGCGTCGAGCATTGCACCGGCGTGAGCGAGAAGACGCTGGCCAAGATGCAGCAGCGCGGCACCCACATGACCCCGACGATCTGGGCGCTCGATTCGATTTTACAGCCCGGCAACCCCAACCACATCGCGCCGGGGTCGCTACAGAAGGCCGAGTACGCGAAGAAACTGCGCGACGAAGGCATGCAACGCACCATCGCATCGAGCGTTCCGATTGCGTACGGCACCGACGCCGGCGTCTTTCCGCATCACGAAAACAAGCGCGATTTCGGCCTGTTGGTCCGCATGGGCATGCATCCCATCGACGTGCTCAGGTCGGCGACGAGCAACGCGGCCGCGCTCATCGGCGCGAACGATCGCGGGACGCTGGCGCCCGGTAAACGCGCCGATATCGTCGCCTTCAGCGGCGATCCGTCGAGCAATATCGATGCGATCGAGGCGTTGCCCGTCCTCCTGATGCGGGCCGGAGCCCGGATCGATATCGGCGAGTTGGCGGTCTAG
- a CDS encoding DUF5069 domain-containing protein, whose amino-acid sequence MKPLNLTKSPPRSPQEKLGGLLMLARTIDKLRASLPGGDLGAYQVPGFSTRLLSELGIAESALQEAVAKAETEDEVVAFVHANSDASKYPGINESFASLRIADRLGNESFVAKYPITQKLPPETSLLEMLEYDDCDAFLQ is encoded by the coding sequence ATGAAGCCTCTGAACCTCACCAAGAGCCCGCCCCGGAGCCCTCAAGAGAAGCTGGGCGGCCTGCTCATGCTCGCCCGAACCATCGATAAGCTCCGCGCATCGCTGCCCGGCGGCGACCTCGGCGCCTACCAAGTCCCAGGCTTCAGCACCCGGCTGCTCAGCGAGCTCGGCATCGCCGAAAGCGCGCTCCAGGAAGCGGTCGCCAAGGCGGAGACCGAGGACGAAGTGGTCGCATTCGTGCACGCGAATAGCGACGCGTCGAAGTACCCGGGCATCAACGAATCGTTCGCGAGCCTGCGCATCGCGGATCGCCTCGGCAACGAGAGCTTCGTCGCCAAGTATCCCATCACGCAGAAACTCCCGCCCGAAACGTCGCTCCTCGAAATGCTCGAGTACGACGACTGCGACGCCTTTCTGCAGTAG